Proteins encoded within one genomic window of Neoarius graeffei isolate fNeoGra1 chromosome 18, fNeoGra1.pri, whole genome shotgun sequence:
- the LOC132866499 gene encoding microfibril-associated glycoprotein 4-like, which yields MNQVMLLLLMVAMSSLAHSAHILNMSQPLDCEDVYKIKISSNHNASVPSGVYTIYPAGPNKPVEVYCDMGCAESDGHDDEKWTVIQRRIDGNESFYRPWEQYKEGFGNAAGEYWLGLENIFLMTNTDKYMLRVDMEDFEKGSAYAQYTLFYIDSESSYYRLNIGGYVNGGAGDSLSYVNGRYFSTFDKSYSGSCPETYNGGFWYNYHYFYYYYSYSTCHIANPNGLYKYGHVSTPNTGIIWQSWKNYYYSLKTITMKIRQIGLEDLERL from the exons ATG aatcAAGTCATGCTGCTGTTGCTGATGGTAGCGATGTCCTCGCTGGCCCACTCAGCTCATATCCTTAACATGTCCCAGCCGCTGGACTGTGAGGATGTGTACAAAATAAAGATCAGCTCAAATCACAATGCCTCTGTTCCCAGTGGAGTGTACACCATCTACCCTGCAGGGCCTAATAAACCCGTGGAGGTGTACTGTGATATGGGCTGTGCAGAAAGTGATGGCCATGATGATGAGAAATGGACT GTGATTCAGAGGAGAATTGATGGCAATGAGAGTTTCTACCGGCCATGGGAGCAGTATAAGGAAGGATTTGGTAATGCCGCGGGTGAATACTGGCTAG GTCTGGAGAACATCTTCCTCATGACCAACACTGACAAGTACATGCTGAGAGTGGACATGGAGGATTTTGAGAAAGGCAGTGCCTACGCCCAGTACACTTTGTTCTACATCGACTCAGAGTCCAGCTACTACAGGCTGAACATCGGTGGCTACGTCAATGGAGGAGCAG GTGATTCCTTGTCCTATGTGAATGGGAGGTATTTTTCAACCTTTGACAAATCCTACTCAGGAAGCTGTCCGGAGACGTACAATGGAGGTTTCTGGTACAACTAccactacttctactactactacagttACTCTACTTGTCACATAGCCAACCCCAACGGCCTGTACAAGTATGGACATGTGAGCACACCAAACACGGGGATCATATGGCAGTCCTGGAAAAATTACTACTACTCTCTGAAGACCATCACAATGAAGATCAGGCAGATTGGTCTGGAAGATCTTGAACGTCTTTAA